From a single Bradyrhizobium sediminis genomic region:
- a CDS encoding phospholipid carrier-dependent glycosyltransferase, translating into MLVGVTTPEKFYFDEVHYVPAARQMLEPVMPNPVLNPMHPPLAKQLIALSIRSFGDGPLGWRYPGVLFGALSIVAVYLCGLALFAKPGPAVAASLIAFFNQMLFVQSRIAMLDIFALAFGLFGIAAFMHGFRQARPHLAFALAGLAFGLAAACKWSGLFALAVCIVIVAAIRLMQGWRTQFADGRDGDWYRPGLWPDFRYYHFAACFVLLPAVVYLATFVPLHGLSASGLVEAQRRIFSDNTTTAIAGHTYMSAWPSWPLLVRPVWYLFDKIGDDRIAAVVLLGNPVVLWAALPALAICLRDWIVTRRADAFLVLAFYFGPYLAWALLPRTLGFLYYYLPAATFASLALVYVLRRGNSPRWLLWAFVAVACAGFAAMLPISAAFVGTSMETFVRLMLFQSWI; encoded by the coding sequence ATGCTCGTTGGCGTGACTACACCGGAAAAATTCTATTTCGACGAAGTCCATTACGTGCCGGCCGCGCGGCAGATGCTGGAGCCGGTGATGCCCAATCCGGTGCTCAACCCGATGCACCCGCCGCTGGCCAAGCAGCTGATCGCCTTGTCGATCCGGAGCTTCGGGGATGGGCCGCTGGGCTGGCGCTACCCCGGTGTCCTGTTCGGAGCACTTTCGATCGTCGCAGTGTATCTGTGCGGTCTGGCGCTGTTCGCGAAACCGGGCCCTGCGGTCGCCGCCAGTCTCATCGCCTTCTTCAACCAGATGCTGTTCGTGCAGTCGCGGATCGCGATGCTGGATATCTTTGCGCTGGCGTTCGGGCTGTTCGGGATCGCGGCGTTCATGCATGGCTTCCGGCAAGCGCGGCCGCATCTGGCCTTCGCGCTCGCCGGCCTCGCCTTCGGTCTTGCGGCCGCCTGCAAATGGAGCGGATTGTTCGCGCTCGCCGTCTGCATCGTCATCGTGGCCGCGATCCGCCTGATGCAGGGTTGGCGCACGCAGTTCGCCGACGGCCGTGATGGCGACTGGTACCGGCCCGGGCTGTGGCCCGATTTCCGTTATTATCACTTCGCCGCCTGCTTCGTGCTGCTGCCGGCGGTGGTCTATCTCGCAACCTTCGTCCCGCTCCATGGCTTGTCGGCGAGCGGCCTCGTTGAAGCCCAGCGCCGGATTTTCAGCGACAACACCACGACCGCGATTGCAGGGCACACCTATATGAGCGCGTGGCCGTCCTGGCCGTTGCTGGTGCGGCCGGTCTGGTATCTGTTCGACAAGATCGGCGACGACCGGATCGCGGCGGTGGTGTTGCTCGGCAACCCCGTGGTGCTGTGGGCGGCGCTGCCGGCGCTGGCGATCTGCCTGCGCGACTGGATCGTGACGCGCCGGGCCGATGCGTTCCTGGTCCTGGCGTTTTATTTCGGGCCTTATCTGGCCTGGGCGCTGCTGCCGCGAACGCTCGGCTTCCTGTATTATTATCTGCCGGCCGCCACCTTCGCGAGCCTGGCTCTGGTCTATGTGCTGCGGCGGGGCAACAGCCCGCGCTGGCTGCTATGGGCCTTCGTCGCGGTCGCTTGTGCGGGCTTCGCCGCGATGCTGCCGATCTCGGCGGCGTTCGTCGGGACGTCGATGGAGACGTTCGTCCGGCTGATGCTTTTCCAGAGCTGGATTTAG
- a CDS encoding winged helix-turn-helix domain-containing protein: MPRSVTSRPLTKTAARRIWLRAQRLDSPAPFGEGPQATAAAVSHLGYVQIDTINVIERCHHHILWNRIPEYRRADLRQAQSVDKSVFEYWTHALSYVPAQDFRFFAPAMKRHQREGHKWLTSVKPADLRKVLRLIRRDGALTIRDIDDDVLVDKEHLWASRKPSKRALQLLFYTGVLTISERAGMLKTYELATRHFGWDKPPKPASARETTGYLLDRALRAQGIVSVDSICHLDAPSKPAVRRLIDARVRRHELVPVALEGAGKQEHWATPETLEMAGEGASEPVHILSPFDPLIIQRKRTELIFEYGHRFEAYVPKEKRVFGYFALPVLAGDAIVAALDLKTDRKGRKLLVQKWTWVGTARKGPRKDLKRRIEEELHRFERFQLAE, from the coding sequence ATGCCCCGCAGCGTTACATCCCGTCCCCTGACCAAGACCGCGGCGCGCCGGATCTGGCTGCGCGCCCAGCGGCTCGATAGCCCGGCGCCGTTCGGCGAGGGGCCGCAGGCGACGGCGGCCGCGGTGTCGCATCTCGGCTATGTGCAGATCGACACCATCAACGTCATCGAGCGCTGCCACCACCACATTCTCTGGAACCGGATTCCCGAATACCGGCGCGCCGATCTGCGCCAGGCCCAGAGCGTCGACAAGAGCGTGTTCGAATACTGGACCCATGCCTTGTCCTACGTGCCGGCGCAGGACTTCCGCTTCTTCGCCCCGGCGATGAAGCGCCATCAGCGCGAGGGGCACAAATGGCTGACCTCGGTCAAGCCCGCGGATTTGCGCAAGGTGCTGCGGCTGATCCGGCGCGACGGCGCGCTGACCATCCGCGACATCGACGACGACGTGCTGGTCGACAAGGAGCATCTGTGGGCGAGCCGCAAGCCGTCGAAGCGGGCGCTGCAGCTATTGTTCTACACCGGCGTGCTGACGATCTCGGAGCGCGCCGGCATGCTGAAGACCTATGAGCTGGCGACGCGGCATTTCGGCTGGGACAAGCCGCCGAAGCCGGCTTCCGCGCGCGAGACCACCGGCTACCTGCTCGATCGCGCCCTTCGCGCGCAAGGGATCGTCAGCGTGGATTCGATCTGCCACCTCGACGCGCCGAGCAAGCCGGCAGTCCGCCGTTTGATCGATGCGAGAGTCCGCCGCCACGAACTGGTGCCGGTCGCGCTCGAAGGCGCGGGCAAGCAGGAGCATTGGGCGACCCCGGAGACGCTGGAGATGGCAGGCGAGGGCGCTTCCGAACCGGTGCATATCCTCTCCCCGTTCGATCCCCTGATCATCCAGCGCAAGCGCACCGAATTGATCTTCGAGTACGGCCATCGTTTCGAGGCCTACGTGCCGAAGGAAAAGCGGGTGTTCGGCTATTTCGCGCTGCCGGTGCTGGCCGGCGATGCCATCGTCGCCGCCCTCGATCTCAAGACCGATCGCAAGGGCCGGAAACTATTGGTGCAGAAATGGACGTGGGTCGGCACGGCGAGAAAGGGCCCGCGCAAGGACCTGAAACGCCGGATCGAGGAGGAGCTGCACCGCTTCGAGCGGTTTCAGCTGGCGGAGTGA
- a CDS encoding HAMP domain-containing sensor histidine kinase, translating to MTDALANTSRKWRPSLSLVVFIVLSSVLALPLFSLYFLKVYQNQLIQQAEAELIAQSAVLAAVFRREVETGIPPSIALGKPVPPAAQKQSDEPYQPIWPRLELVNESVLPPRPEARPPAAPADPAFAALGARMMPDLVATQHVTLAGFRLLDPHGTVIAGREEIGLSLAHLEEVNEALHGRFSGVLRVRISKHDQPSLYSMSRGTGMRVFTAMPVIARDQVAGVIYASRTPSNVFKYMYEQRGKVIPAVLSMIVPTLLIGILFHRTITGPMRELVERTNLIGKGDRDALRPLRHHGTSEIARLSQSFLDMARRLNTRSSFISTFATHVSHELKSPLTSIKGAAELLREDVDAPDMDDEDRRKFLDNIIADADRLGTIAGRLRDFARAENPVALGAAKLSVAVAGLRAAFASLDIGTNGDLETPMRISEDNALIIFSNLADNAVRHGSSKLEVSAVRQGNRLLVTVADDGEGVSPNNRAQIFDSFFTTRRDSGGTGMGLAIVRAMLDAHGGAIRLIDSEKGTAFELTFPVADAAPSS from the coding sequence TTGACCGACGCCCTGGCCAACACCAGCCGCAAATGGCGGCCCAGCCTCAGCCTCGTCGTCTTCATCGTTCTCTCCAGCGTGCTCGCGCTGCCGCTGTTCAGCCTGTATTTCCTCAAGGTCTACCAGAACCAGCTGATCCAGCAGGCCGAGGCCGAACTGATCGCGCAAAGCGCCGTGCTGGCGGCGGTGTTCCGCCGCGAGGTGGAGACCGGAATTCCGCCAAGCATCGCATTGGGCAAGCCGGTCCCGCCTGCCGCGCAGAAGCAATCCGACGAACCGTATCAGCCGATCTGGCCCAGGCTCGAACTCGTCAACGAGAGCGTGCTGCCGCCGAGGCCGGAGGCGCGACCGCCGGCAGCGCCGGCCGATCCGGCCTTCGCAGCCCTCGGCGCGCGGATGATGCCGGACCTCGTCGCGACCCAGCACGTCACGCTTGCCGGATTCCGGCTGCTGGATCCTCATGGCACCGTGATCGCCGGCCGCGAGGAAATCGGGCTGTCGCTGGCGCATCTCGAGGAGGTCAACGAGGCGCTGCACGGACGCTTCAGCGGCGTGCTGCGCGTGCGCATCTCAAAGCACGACCAGCCCTCGCTCTATTCGATGAGCCGGGGCACCGGGATGCGGGTATTCACCGCGATGCCGGTGATCGCGCGCGACCAGGTCGCCGGCGTCATCTACGCCTCGCGCACGCCGAGCAACGTCTTCAAGTACATGTACGAGCAGCGCGGCAAGGTCATTCCGGCGGTGCTCTCGATGATCGTGCCGACGCTGCTGATCGGGATCCTGTTTCACCGCACCATCACCGGACCGATGCGCGAACTGGTGGAGCGCACCAACCTGATCGGCAAGGGCGACCGCGACGCGCTGCGTCCGCTCCGGCATCACGGCACCAGCGAAATCGCCCGGCTGTCGCAGAGTTTCCTGGACATGGCGCGGCGGCTGAACACGCGCTCCAGCTTCATCTCGACCTTCGCCACCCATGTGTCGCACGAGCTGAAATCGCCGCTCACGTCCATCAAGGGCGCGGCGGAACTGCTGCGCGAGGATGTCGACGCGCCTGACATGGACGATGAGGACCGGCGCAAGTTTCTCGACAACATCATTGCCGACGCCGACCGGCTGGGAACGATCGCCGGCCGGCTGCGCGATTTCGCCCGCGCCGAAAACCCGGTGGCGCTCGGCGCCGCGAAATTGTCGGTCGCGGTCGCCGGCCTGCGTGCGGCCTTTGCCTCGCTCGACATCGGCACCAACGGCGACCTCGAGACGCCGATGCGGATATCCGAGGACAACGCCCTGATCATTTTTTCCAACCTTGCCGACAACGCCGTGCGCCACGGCAGCTCGAAGCTGGAAGTGTCCGCCGTGCGCCAAGGCAACCGGCTATTGGTGACCGTCGCCGATGACGGCGAAGGCGTCTCCCCCAACAACCGGGCGCAGATCTTCGACAGCTTCTTCACCACAAGGCGCGACAGCGGCGGCACCGGGATGGGCCTCGCCATCGTTCGCGCCATGCTCGACGCCCATGGCGGCGCCATCCGGCTCATCGACTCCGAAAAAGGTACGGCGTTCGAACTCACCTTCCCGGTGGCTGACGCTGCGCCGTCGTCATGA
- a CDS encoding nitroreductase: MISVTEALLGRHSTRAFLDRPVEADLVRDIIDIARHAPSSSNMQPWRLAAMAGDDLARLKAAVRQSLTVQPMGEGSEYKIYAEHLKEPYNGHRRKCAEDMYGTIGIPRENKFGRLMQFARNFDFFGAPVGIILSIDRSMEPGQWADLGIFLQSLLLLAQERGLATCPQAAWAAMHKTVRAHLGLPDELMVYCGISLGYADPAHPINGLITDRAPFAQVAELRGFAVAAVEPA; this comes from the coding sequence ATGATCTCCGTGACCGAAGCCCTGCTGGGGCGCCATTCAACCCGTGCTTTTCTCGACCGGCCGGTCGAGGCCGATCTCGTTCGCGACATCATCGACATCGCCCGCCACGCGCCGTCGAGCAGCAACATGCAGCCCTGGCGCCTCGCCGCGATGGCCGGCGACGATCTCGCCCGGCTGAAGGCGGCCGTTCGGCAAAGCCTGACCGTGCAGCCGATGGGCGAGGGATCCGAATACAAGATCTACGCCGAGCATCTGAAGGAGCCGTACAACGGTCACCGGCGCAAATGCGCCGAGGACATGTACGGCACCATCGGCATTCCGCGCGAGAACAAGTTCGGGCGTTTGATGCAGTTCGCGCGCAACTTCGACTTCTTCGGCGCGCCGGTCGGTATCATCCTGTCAATCGACCGCTCGATGGAGCCGGGGCAATGGGCCGACCTCGGCATCTTTCTGCAGTCGTTGCTGTTGCTGGCGCAGGAGCGCGGGCTCGCCACCTGTCCGCAAGCCGCATGGGCGGCGATGCACAAGACCGTGCGCGCGCATCTCGGTCTGCCCGACGAGTTGATGGTCTATTGCGGAATTTCGCTGGGCTATGCCGATCCCGCCCATCCGATCAACGGCCTGATCACCGATCGCGCGCCGTTTGCGCAGGTCGCCGAACTCCGCGGCTTTGCTGTCGCGGCAGTAGAGCCCGCATGA
- a CDS encoding OmpA family protein has translation MTSLHRLTATAAIALGAALSMTAGIALAGDNKVSADQILNALQPKKPLTRGLSAGPQADPAVQAKEISFVDSLRNRKTRSLSLGERQEIAEIAATKPKIDLEIQFDYNSAEISKTSMSSVQELGKALSDASLKGSTFVVAGHTDAIGSEPYNQDLSERRADTIKRYLTEKYGINGSDLVTVGYGETKPKDPSAPMDPTNRRVQVVNMDTKTASK, from the coding sequence ATGACCAGCCTTCACAGACTTACTGCCACTGCAGCGATTGCGCTCGGTGCCGCGCTGTCGATGACGGCCGGCATTGCGCTTGCCGGCGACAACAAGGTCTCGGCAGACCAGATCCTGAATGCCCTGCAGCCGAAGAAGCCGCTGACCCGCGGCCTGTCGGCCGGGCCGCAGGCCGATCCGGCCGTCCAGGCCAAGGAAATCAGTTTCGTCGACAGCCTGCGCAATCGCAAGACGCGCTCGCTCTCGCTCGGCGAACGCCAGGAAATCGCCGAGATCGCAGCGACCAAGCCGAAGATCGACCTCGAGATTCAGTTCGACTACAATTCGGCGGAGATCAGCAAGACCTCGATGTCGTCGGTGCAGGAACTCGGCAAGGCGCTCTCGGACGCCAGCCTGAAGGGTTCGACCTTCGTCGTCGCCGGCCACACCGATGCGATCGGCAGCGAGCCCTACAACCAGGACCTGTCCGAGCGCCGCGCCGACACCATCAAGCGGTATCTCACCGAGAAATACGGCATCAACGGCTCCGATCTCGTCACCGTCGGCTACGGCGAGACCAAGCCGAAGGATCCGAGCGCGCCGATGGACCCGACCAACCGCCGCGTTCAGGTCGTCAACATGGATACCAAGACCGCTTCGAAGTAA
- a CDS encoding ribosomal maturation YjgA family protein, whose product MNDAAIDPDQAARRSLIITRAGLCLSVIVCGLALRGYGLQLGLPAFVVKYGGSTLWGTMVFFLMAMVGSNLSLPRIALVAAAIAVGVELFRLVHFPWLDAFRLTLPGALLLGRIFSVWNMLAYGVGIGLGVMLDRSSQPFAEPVIGRAFRATRWLMRALLPRQQSRGVRRPAQTARDR is encoded by the coding sequence ATGAACGACGCCGCGATCGATCCCGATCAGGCGGCGCGGCGATCCCTCATCATCACCCGCGCCGGCCTCTGCCTCTCGGTCATCGTCTGCGGCCTTGCCTTGCGCGGGTATGGTTTGCAGCTCGGCCTGCCCGCCTTTGTCGTGAAGTACGGCGGCTCCACGCTGTGGGGAACGATGGTGTTCTTCCTGATGGCGATGGTGGGTTCAAATCTCTCGCTGCCTCGCATCGCGCTGGTCGCGGCCGCGATCGCCGTCGGTGTCGAGCTGTTCCGGCTGGTGCATTTCCCGTGGCTGGACGCCTTCCGGCTGACGCTGCCGGGCGCGCTGTTGCTCGGCCGCATCTTCTCGGTCTGGAACATGCTGGCCTATGGGGTCGGGATTGGTTTGGGCGTGATGCTCGATCGTTCGTCCCAGCCTTTCGCAGAGCCTGTCATCGGGCGCGCATTTCGCGCGACCCGTTGGCTCATGCGGGCTCTACTGCCGCGACAGCAAAGCCGCGGAGTTCGGCGACCTGCGCAAACGGCGCGCGATCGGTGA
- a CDS encoding response regulator transcription factor, whose protein sequence is MAHSILVVDDDPHIRDVVRFAFEKTGMAISIAQDGKEALARFDRNVHDLIVLDIGMPEMDGLEVCRQIRKTSDTPILFLSARDEEIDRILGLEIGGDDYVTKPFSPRELVARVNAILRRTRSTPAPESKSLSHGGLALDPDARTANFRDTPVALTALEFSILRTLLTRPGFVFTRELILDAAYAGNIHVADRTIDSHIRNIRAKFASAGCESAIETVHGVGFKLGRCEAAR, encoded by the coding sequence GTGGCTCATTCCATTCTGGTCGTCGACGACGACCCCCATATCCGCGACGTCGTGCGCTTCGCCTTCGAGAAGACGGGGATGGCGATTTCCATTGCGCAGGACGGCAAGGAGGCGCTGGCCCGGTTCGACCGCAATGTCCACGACCTCATCGTTCTCGACATCGGCATGCCTGAAATGGACGGGCTGGAAGTCTGCCGCCAGATCAGGAAGACCTCGGATACGCCGATCCTGTTCCTTTCCGCCCGCGACGAGGAGATCGACCGCATCCTCGGCCTCGAAATCGGCGGCGACGACTACGTGACCAAGCCGTTCAGCCCGCGCGAACTGGTGGCGCGGGTGAACGCGATCCTGCGGCGGACCCGGAGCACGCCGGCGCCAGAGTCCAAGTCGCTGAGCCATGGCGGGCTCGCGCTCGATCCGGACGCGCGCACCGCAAATTTCCGGGATACGCCGGTTGCGCTGACGGCGCTCGAATTCTCGATCCTGCGCACGCTCCTGACGCGGCCCGGATTCGTGTTCACGCGCGAACTGATCCTCGACGCCGCCTATGCCGGCAATATTCACGTCGCCGACCGCACCATCGACAGCCACATCCGCAACATCCGCGCCAAGTTCGCCAGCGCCGGCTGCGAGTCGGCGATCGAGACCGTCCATGGCGTCGGCTTCAAGCTGGGGCGCTGCGAGGCAGCGCGTTGA
- a CDS encoding FecR family protein: MNWRHGVIFICALCLTAGLAASPALAQTRVGEATVIKNEVVRVAGSATSQINVGDSVLRDEIVRTGLDSAARLVMADSTNLSLGPNSTLKLDRTVFDDEHSYRDISIRLTTGAFRFVTGHSDKAAYKIQTQVATIGVRGTVLDILSQRGKTTVVLRDNGASRVCTLIFQCIDLIKPGDTAVITFTGGKYTIQKTGNPPWTFACGAAAGLCTTTEYADATPTVTPPVDDGNDPNGMLCGR, translated from the coding sequence ATGAATTGGCGTCACGGCGTTATCTTTATCTGCGCGCTTTGCCTTACGGCGGGGCTTGCGGCAAGTCCTGCTCTCGCGCAAACGCGCGTCGGCGAGGCCACCGTCATCAAGAACGAAGTCGTCCGCGTCGCGGGATCGGCGACCAGCCAGATCAACGTCGGCGACAGCGTGCTGCGCGACGAGATCGTGCGCACCGGCCTCGACAGCGCGGCGCGGCTGGTGATGGCCGACAGCACCAACCTATCGCTCGGCCCCAATTCGACGCTCAAGCTCGACCGCACCGTGTTCGACGACGAACACAGCTATCGCGACATCTCGATCAGGCTGACCACCGGCGCGTTCCGCTTCGTCACCGGCCATTCGGACAAGGCCGCCTACAAGATCCAGACCCAGGTCGCGACCATCGGCGTGCGCGGTACCGTGCTCGATATCCTGTCCCAGCGCGGCAAGACCACCGTGGTGCTGCGGGACAATGGCGCCTCGCGGGTCTGCACCCTGATCTTCCAGTGCATCGACCTGATCAAGCCCGGCGATACCGCGGTCATCACCTTCACCGGCGGCAAATACACCATTCAGAAGACCGGCAATCCGCCCTGGACTTTCGCCTGTGGCGCTGCGGCGGGGCTTTGCACCACCACCGAATATGCAGATGCGACGCCGACGGTCACGCCGCCCGTCGATGACGGCAACGATCCCAACGGCATGCTGTGCGGGCGCTGA
- a CDS encoding VOC family protein, with amino-acid sequence MSRISPCLWFDGEAEEAAKFYVSLLPDSRIEMIQNNIVDGPAGKAGTVLVVEFTLAGQRFLALNGGTRFEYTHAISFKIDCADQAEVDRLWDALSANGGSVEQCGWLKDRFGVSWQIVPTALLQYLGGSDPAGARRAMQAMLGMVKLDIEGLRKAYEGKSAA; translated from the coding sequence ATGTCCAGGATTTCCCCCTGCCTGTGGTTCGACGGCGAGGCCGAGGAGGCCGCAAAATTCTATGTTTCGCTGCTGCCGGATTCCCGGATCGAGATGATCCAGAACAACATCGTCGACGGTCCCGCCGGCAAGGCCGGTACGGTGCTGGTGGTCGAGTTCACGCTGGCCGGCCAGCGCTTCTTGGCGCTCAACGGCGGCACCCGGTTCGAATACACCCACGCAATCTCGTTCAAGATCGATTGCGCCGATCAGGCCGAGGTCGACCGGTTGTGGGACGCGCTGTCCGCCAATGGCGGATCGGTCGAACAATGCGGCTGGCTCAAGGATCGCTTCGGGGTGTCGTGGCAGATCGTGCCGACCGCGCTGCTGCAATATCTCGGCGGCTCCGATCCCGCCGGCGCCCGGCGGGCGATGCAGGCGATGCTCGGGATGGTCAAGCTCGACATCGAAGGCTTGCGCAAAGCCTATGAGGGCAAGTCGGCCGCTTGA
- a CDS encoding DUF4153 domain-containing protein, producing MSIATASDLEIAPARPLRVPFVAAASCIALADWLFYGWPIGISLALFLVVLGGVAVTGNGVQAARGIQIAMTAVFVAGLLPLIEGINALSVTVAALATALFVILITAREPSSWQRNLFEAATTPFRGPFQLAVDLFRSLQSMNGQLPQWLSAASLVGWIIPLAACFVFFSLFASANPLIEYRLHQIDLRAIFSLLDPRRIGFWFLTVCAIWPLILRRFRWKVRDPEPRAAVATEASDLNHLFGVQAVTRSLLLFNALFALQSGLDLAYLWGGASLPDGMSHAQYAHRGAYPLIVTALLAAGFVLIAMRPGGPADHSRLIRPLVLAWIGQNILLVISSIFRLDLYVAAYTLTYLRLAAFIWMILVATGLLLILIQIVLKKPNSWLLTANAVSLALVLYGCCFINVPRLVASYNVEHCRENGGTGPNLDLRYLASLGPQALPPVEASVNKIPVLWSIARDTRHNYEIQQLSANWRGFGFRTWRLDRYLANNPYIAQNPLDGGKG from the coding sequence ATGTCGATTGCGACCGCGTCCGATCTCGAAATTGCTCCCGCGCGCCCGCTGCGGGTGCCGTTCGTCGCCGCCGCCTCGTGCATCGCGCTGGCTGACTGGCTGTTCTACGGCTGGCCGATCGGCATCTCGCTTGCGTTGTTCCTCGTCGTGCTCGGCGGCGTCGCGGTGACCGGCAATGGGGTGCAGGCGGCGCGCGGAATTCAAATCGCGATGACCGCGGTGTTCGTCGCCGGCCTGCTGCCGCTGATCGAGGGGATCAACGCGCTGTCCGTGACCGTGGCCGCACTGGCGACCGCATTGTTCGTCATCCTGATCACGGCCCGCGAGCCATCGTCCTGGCAACGAAACCTGTTCGAGGCCGCGACGACCCCCTTCCGCGGCCCGTTTCAACTGGCCGTCGACCTGTTCAGATCATTGCAGTCGATGAACGGACAACTTCCGCAATGGCTGAGTGCGGCCTCGCTGGTTGGATGGATCATTCCGCTGGCCGCATGCTTCGTCTTCTTCAGCCTGTTCGCGTCGGCGAATCCGTTGATCGAATACCGGCTGCACCAGATCGACCTGCGCGCGATCTTCAGCCTCCTCGATCCCCGGCGGATCGGGTTCTGGTTTCTGACGGTATGTGCCATCTGGCCGCTGATCCTGCGGCGCTTCCGATGGAAGGTCCGGGATCCTGAACCGCGCGCCGCCGTCGCCACCGAAGCTTCCGATCTGAATCATCTGTTCGGCGTGCAGGCGGTGACGCGCTCGCTGCTCCTGTTCAACGCGCTGTTCGCGCTGCAGAGCGGGCTCGACCTCGCTTATCTCTGGGGCGGCGCCAGCCTGCCTGACGGCATGAGCCACGCGCAATATGCCCATCGCGGCGCCTATCCCCTGATCGTCACCGCGCTGCTCGCGGCCGGCTTTGTCCTGATCGCGATGCGCCCCGGCGGACCGGCAGATCATTCCCGGCTGATCCGCCCGCTGGTGCTGGCATGGATCGGACAAAACATCCTTCTGGTCATCTCGTCGATCTTCCGGCTCGATCTCTATGTCGCCGCCTACACACTGACCTATCTGCGGCTCGCCGCCTTCATCTGGATGATCCTGGTGGCGACGGGCCTGCTGCTGATCCTGATCCAGATCGTGCTGAAGAAGCCCAATTCCTGGCTTCTCACCGCCAACGCCGTCTCGCTGGCGCTGGTGCTGTACGGATGCTGCTTCATCAACGTGCCGCGGCTGGTGGCTTCCTACAATGTGGAGCACTGCCGCGAGAACGGCGGAACGGGCCCCAATCTCGATCTGCGCTATCTCGCCTCGCTCGGCCCGCAGGCGCTGCCGCCCGTTGAAGCCTCCGTGAACAAGATTCCGGTACTCTGGTCGATTGCCCGGGACACCCGGCACAATTATGAAATCCAACAACTCTCGGCAAACTGGCGAGGGTTTGGTTTTCGGACGTGGCGCCTGGACCGATATTTGGCTAACAATCCTTACATCGCGCAGAATCCCCTCGACGGCGGCAAAGGCTAG
- a CDS encoding LysR family transcriptional regulator codes for MKKANLSEVEAFLAVVDRRGFGAAARELGVTQSTVSRRIAALEQRIGRRLVERTTRRVVLTETGLAYADELRDVLMRLENAEARVQARPAEPEGLLRITMPTAYGRVCVLPRLAGLAERYPRLRFELDLSDRYVDLLDSGFDVAVRLAAPPQSGIDTEKIGSFGLHLCASPGYLARRGPVSDPSNLAAHDCLALRTYAPRVDWRMTWQDRIVNIEITPRMTVSDMTALRELTLAGAGVAVLPSYVASADFAAGRLVDVLPGLILPSIDVFVAYPRHRSDLSKVAVLLDELRG; via the coding sequence ATGAAAAAGGCCAATCTGTCCGAGGTTGAGGCTTTCCTGGCGGTGGTGGACCGCCGCGGCTTTGGCGCGGCGGCGCGCGAACTTGGCGTCACGCAATCCACGGTCAGCCGGCGCATCGCCGCCCTGGAACAGCGGATCGGACGCCGCCTGGTCGAACGCACGACGCGGCGCGTGGTGCTGACGGAAACCGGGCTTGCCTACGCCGACGAGCTTCGCGATGTCCTGATGCGGCTGGAAAACGCCGAGGCGCGCGTTCAGGCCCGGCCGGCGGAACCGGAAGGATTGCTGCGCATCACGATGCCGACGGCTTACGGGCGGGTCTGCGTGCTGCCGCGTCTCGCCGGACTGGCCGAGCGCTATCCGCGGCTGCGCTTCGAACTCGATTTGTCGGACCGCTACGTCGATCTGCTCGACAGCGGCTTCGACGTGGCGGTTCGCCTGGCGGCGCCGCCGCAATCCGGGATCGACACCGAGAAGATCGGCTCGTTCGGACTGCATCTGTGCGCATCGCCGGGCTATCTCGCCAGGCGCGGTCCGGTGAGCGATCCGTCAAATCTTGCCGCGCACGACTGCCTTGCGCTGCGAACCTACGCCCCCCGCGTCGACTGGCGCATGACCTGGCAGGACCGCATCGTGAACATCGAAATCACCCCGCGGATGACGGTGAGCGACATGACCGCGCTTCGCGAACTGACGCTTGCCGGCGCCGGCGTCGCCGTGCTGCCTTCCTATGTCGCATCAGCCGATTTCGCCGCCGGCCGCCTCGTCGACGTGTTGCCCGGACTGATACTGCCGAGTATCGACGTCTTCGTCGCCTACCCGCGCCATCGCAGCGACCTCAGCAAGGTCGCCGTGCTGCTGGATGAATTGCGCGGCTGA